In Candidatus Liberibacter africanus PTSAPSY, the genomic stretch AGAGGATAAAGCAAAAATTGTATCTTTTTTATAATCCATAAGCAATTATAGCTTAAAAACCCATTATTATCAATTTTGTTTATTCATTGAATAAAAGAATTCTTTATTATCCTTTGTTTGTTTTATCTTATCAATCAAAAATTCTATAGCATCAGAGCTATTCATAGAAGAAACAATTCGACGTAACATAAAAACTTTTTGAAGATCTTGTTTTTCTATTAAAAGATCTTCTTTACGAGTTCCAGATTTAATAATATCCATAGCGGGGAAAATACGCTTATCCGCTATCTTTCTATCTAAAACTATTTCACAGTTACCAGTACCTTTAAATTCCTCGAAAATAACTTCATCCATACGGCTTCCAGTGTCTAACAATGCTGTAGCAATAATAGTAAGAGATCCTCCTTCTTTTATATTTCTCGCTGCACCAAAAAACCTTTTTGGACGCTGGAGTGCGTTTGCATCTACTCCTCCAGTTAAAATCTTTCCAGAAGATGGCATTAAAACATTATAAGCACGAGATAACCTAGTTATTGAATCTAACAGTATGACAACATCAAGCCCATATTCCACAAGACACTTAGCTTTTGCAATAACCATTTCAGCAACTTGTACATGACGAGATGCAGGTTCATCAAATGTTGAAGATATAACTTCTCCTTGCACAGATCTTTGCATATCAGTTACTTCTTCTGGTCTTTCATCAATAAGTAATACGATTAAGTAACATTCTGGATGATTTTTTTTAATTGAATGAGCAATACTTTGCAAAAGAATAGTCTTACCCGTACGTGGAGGGGCAACTATTAAACTTCTTTGTCCTTTTCCAATAGGAGATATTAAATCAATAATACGAGAAGATATGTCTTTGTTATCCGGATCATTTAACTCCATATTAAATCTTTTATCTGGATAAAGTGGAGTTAAATTATCAAAATGTATTTTATTTCTCACTCTTTCAATAACATCAAAATTG encodes the following:
- the rho gene encoding transcription termination factor Rho yields the protein MSEMKLQELKNKSPTKLLSFAESLDIENANVMRKQELMFSILKVLSSRDVEIIGAGVIEVLQDGFGFLRSPDANYLAGPDDIYVSPSQIRSFSLKTGDTVEGPIRAPKEGERYFALLKVNSINFDVIERVRNKIHFDNLTPLYPDKRFNMELNDPDNKDISSRIIDLISPIGKGQRSLIVAPPRTGKTILLQSIAHSIKKNHPECYLIVLLIDERPEEVTDMQRSVQGEVISSTFDEPASRHVQVAEMVIAKAKCLVEYGLDVVILLDSITRLSRAYNVLMPSSGKILTGGVDANALQRPKRFFGAARNIKEGGSLTIIATALLDTGSRMDEVIFEEFKGTGNCEIVLDRKIADKRIFPAMDIIKSGTRKEDLLIEKQDLQKVFMLRRIVSSMNSSDAIEFLIDKIKQTKDNKEFFYSMNKQN